Proteins encoded within one genomic window of Glycine soja cultivar W05 chromosome 1, ASM419377v2, whole genome shotgun sequence:
- the LOC114414960 gene encoding uncharacterized protein LOC114414960 has protein sequence MVVATMAWRHKAVPRAEVLGILAFDAGKTMCHLISLYHSLSDKEITKLRKEVINSKGVTYLNSQHECFLLNLAAAERLEELDTAADTVSRFGRKCSDPSLSRFDLVYADLKLGLIDLRKLSYGARNTPKIISKMEKFVSSTRSLYFAMEYMAELEASDKKRQRLKTVGATNYNSNPKQNMEYLNEQIAYHRKQVQQYKEVSLWSQTLDKTVGIMAKLVCIVYARICSVFGGYISNCNCYEINDVDNNNNNCCCLLEHRELYKKNYCLYEESLQKRVTRSGPIPKASNNNKTGVIRFLNRDGEVDRPKSSVNNRVLRLAPPSTVGGAGLAVRYAEVILSAEQWLHAPATVGQDAREGLYEMLPDRVRQKVAAKLRGRWRREEEGEALSEGWRDAVEEMLEWLSPVAQDTMRWQVERSMETGRFEAKTTALLLQTLHYSDLEKAEAAIVEVLVGLSCIYWCERR, from the coding sequence ATGGTAGTTGCCACCATGGCATGGCGTCACAAGGCGGTGCCAAGGGCTGAAGTCCTCGGCATCCTCGCCTTTGACGCCGGAAAAACCATGTGCCACCTAATCTCCCTCTACCACTCCCTCTCCGACAAAGAAATAACCAAGCTTCGCAAAGAGGTGATCAACTCCAAAGGGGTAACATACTTGAATTCTCAACATGAGTGCTTCCTTCTCAACCTTGCCGCCGCAGAGCGCCTTGAGGAGCTTGACACGGCCGCAGACACTGTCTCACGGTTCGGCCGGAAATGCTCCGACCCCAGCCTCAGCCGCTTCGACCTCGTCTACGCCGACCTCAAGCTAGGCCTCATCGACCTCCGCAAGCTTAGTTACGGTGCTCGAAACACCCCAAAGATCATCTCCAAAATGGAAAAGTTTGTTTCTTCTACCAGAAGTCTTTATTTTGCCATGGAATACATGGCGGAACTCGAGGCTTCTGATAAGAAGAGACAAAGATTGAAGACAGTGGGAGCCACTAATTACAACAGCAACCCCAAACAAAACATGGAATACTTGAACGAGCAGATAGCGTATCATAGAAAACAAGTGCAGCAGTACAAGGAAGTTTCGCTATGGAGCCAAACATTGGACAAAACCGTTGGGATCATGGCTAAGCTTGTTTGCATTGTATACGCTAGAATATGTTCTGTTTTTGGAGGCTACATTTCTAATTGCAACTGCTATGAAATCAATGATgttgacaacaacaacaacaattgttGTTGCCTCTTGGAACACCGCGAGTTGTACAAGAAAAATTATTGTCTTTATGAAGAATCACTTCAGAAGCGTGTCACAAGATCAGGTCCTATTCCCAAGGCTAGTAATAACAACAAAACCGGTGTGATACGGTTCTTGAACCGTGACGGTGAAGTTGATAGGCCAAAGAGTAGCGTTAATAATAGGGTTTTGAGGCTGGCGCCGCCATCGACGGTGGGCGGGGCGGGGCTGGCGGTGAGGTATGCGGAGGTGATTTTGTCAGCAGAGCAGTGGTTGCACGCTCCGGCAACGGTGGGGCAGGACGCGCGGGAGGGGTTGTATGAGATGTTGCCGGACAGGGTGAGGCAAAAGGTGGCGGCGAAGCTGAGGGGGCGGTGGAGGAGGGAGGAGGAGGGGGAGGCGCTGTCAGAGGGGTGGCGGGACGCGGTGGAGGAGATGTTGGAGTGGCTGTCGCCGGTGGCGCAGGACACGATGCGGTGGCAGGTGGAGAGGAGCATGGAGACGGGGAGGTTTGAGGCGAAGACGACGGCGTTGCTGCTGCAGACGCTGCATTACTCCGACTTGGAGAAGGCGGAGGCGGCCATTGTGGAGGTGTTGGTGGGGTTGAGTTGCATATATTGGTGTGAGAGAAGGTGA